Proteins encoded within one genomic window of Couchioplanes caeruleus:
- a CDS encoding polynucleotide kinase-phosphatase yields MTDIDIPELALVALVGISGSGKSTFARQHFAPTQVLSSDYFRGLVADDENDQSASGDAFDVLHYVAAKRLKAGRLTVVDATNLQPHARAGLVKVAREHDVLPVAVVLDVPEALAWERTQAREDRTFGRQVLTRMHRDLRRSLGQLAREGFRKVHVLRGAEEIAGAAIRYEKLFNDKRELTGPFDIIGDVHGCRAELDTLLTTLGYAVTRDNAVHPQGRTAVFVGDLVDRGPDSPGVLRLVMGMVKAGTAICVPGNHEQKLARKLNGRNVQLTHGLPETLAQLEAETPEFVAEVRTFIDGLVSHYVLDGGKLVVAHAGLKEAYHGRASGRVRSFALYGETTGETDEYGLPVRYPWARDYRGSAAVVYGHTPTPDPEWINNTICLDTGCVFGGKLTALRWPSRELVSVPAAREYYAPARPLVAETTRPEEGLDLADVTGRRHLGYGYGRTTVAAENAAAALEVMSRFALAPETLVWLPPTMAPCSTATVDGYLEHPSTAFADLRAAGVGTVVCEEKHMGSRAVVRISKDGAGDAIWTRTGRPFFDAGRTGALLARTRAAAIGAGLLEDGWLLLDTELLPWSAKAGGLIRERYAGVGAAGRAALPAALSVLDRVAARGLDVGGLRERIALRSAEIAGYSAAYRAYVRPVDTAVTLAPFAVLAGPGVSHKDKDHGWHLGIADKLVAADPELFTPTRRMVVDLGDPEAERAATDWWLGLTAAGGEGMVVKPYAGLGATDAKGRLVQPGVKCRGREYLRIIYGPEYTRPEQLSRLRQRQLGRKRSLALREHGLGLAALDRLAEGAPLWRVHELVFAILAAESEPVDPRL; encoded by the coding sequence ATGACCGACATCGACATCCCGGAGCTGGCGCTCGTGGCGCTCGTCGGCATCTCCGGATCCGGCAAGTCCACCTTCGCCCGGCAGCATTTCGCGCCGACGCAGGTGCTTTCCTCGGACTACTTCCGCGGCCTGGTCGCCGACGACGAGAACGACCAGTCGGCGTCCGGCGATGCGTTCGACGTGCTGCACTACGTGGCGGCCAAGCGGCTCAAGGCGGGCCGGCTCACCGTCGTGGACGCCACCAACCTCCAGCCGCACGCCCGGGCCGGGCTGGTCAAGGTCGCCCGGGAGCACGACGTGCTGCCGGTCGCCGTGGTGCTCGACGTGCCGGAGGCGCTGGCGTGGGAGCGTACGCAGGCCCGCGAGGACCGTACGTTCGGCCGCCAGGTCCTCACCCGGATGCACCGCGACCTGCGCCGCTCCCTCGGCCAGCTCGCCCGGGAGGGCTTCCGCAAGGTGCACGTGCTGCGCGGCGCCGAGGAGATCGCCGGTGCCGCGATCCGCTACGAGAAGCTGTTCAACGACAAGCGTGAGCTCACCGGCCCGTTCGACATCATCGGCGACGTGCACGGCTGCCGGGCCGAGCTGGACACCCTGCTGACCACGCTCGGCTATGCCGTGACCCGCGACAACGCCGTGCATCCGCAGGGGCGCACGGCGGTCTTCGTCGGCGACCTGGTCGACCGCGGCCCCGACTCCCCGGGGGTGCTGCGCCTGGTCATGGGCATGGTCAAGGCCGGTACGGCGATCTGCGTGCCGGGCAACCACGAGCAGAAGCTCGCGCGCAAGCTCAACGGACGCAACGTGCAGCTCACCCACGGCCTGCCGGAGACACTCGCCCAGCTCGAAGCGGAGACTCCCGAGTTCGTGGCCGAGGTGCGCACCTTCATCGACGGCCTGGTCAGCCACTATGTGCTCGACGGCGGCAAGCTCGTGGTCGCGCACGCCGGCCTGAAGGAGGCTTACCACGGCCGCGCGTCCGGCCGCGTGCGCTCGTTCGCGCTCTACGGCGAGACGACCGGCGAGACCGACGAGTACGGCCTGCCGGTCCGCTACCCCTGGGCGCGCGACTACCGCGGCTCGGCGGCGGTCGTGTACGGCCACACCCCGACGCCGGACCCGGAGTGGATCAACAACACCATCTGCCTCGACACCGGTTGCGTCTTCGGCGGCAAGCTCACCGCCCTGCGCTGGCCGTCCCGCGAGCTCGTATCCGTCCCGGCAGCGCGGGAGTACTACGCCCCGGCCCGGCCGCTGGTCGCCGAGACCACCCGGCCGGAGGAGGGACTGGACCTCGCGGACGTCACCGGCCGGCGCCACCTCGGCTACGGGTACGGCCGGACCACGGTCGCCGCCGAGAACGCCGCCGCGGCGCTCGAGGTGATGAGCCGCTTCGCGCTGGCGCCGGAGACGCTGGTGTGGCTACCGCCGACGATGGCGCCCTGCTCCACCGCAACGGTCGATGGCTACCTCGAGCACCCGTCGACGGCGTTCGCGGACCTGCGGGCCGCCGGCGTCGGCACGGTCGTGTGCGAGGAGAAGCACATGGGTTCGCGGGCGGTCGTACGGATCTCGAAGGACGGCGCGGGCGACGCGATCTGGACCCGCACCGGACGGCCGTTCTTCGACGCCGGCCGCACCGGGGCGCTGCTGGCCCGGACGCGTGCCGCGGCGATCGGGGCGGGGCTGCTCGAGGACGGCTGGCTGCTGCTCGACACCGAGCTGCTGCCGTGGTCGGCGAAGGCTGGTGGCCTGATCCGCGAGCGCTACGCGGGCGTCGGGGCGGCGGGCCGGGCCGCGCTGCCGGCGGCCCTGTCGGTGCTCGACCGCGTCGCGGCCCGGGGGCTCGACGTGGGCGGTCTGCGCGAACGGATCGCGCTGCGGTCGGCGGAGATCGCCGGCTACTCGGCCGCCTACCGGGCGTATGTACGGCCCGTCGACACCGCCGTCACCCTCGCGCCTTTCGCGGTCCTCGCCGGTCCCGGTGTCAGCCACAAGGACAAGGACCACGGCTGGCATCTGGGCATCGCGGACAAGCTCGTCGCGGCCGATCCGGAGCTGTTCACGCCGACCCGGCGGATGGTGGTGGACCTCGGCGATCCGGAGGCGGAACGGGCGGCGACCGACTGGTGGCTCGGGCTGACCGCGGCGGGTGGTGAGGGCATGGTCGTCAAGCCGTACGCCGGGCTCGGCGCGACCGACGCCAAGGGACGGCTGGTGCAGCCGGGGGTGAAATGCCGTGGAAGGGAGTATTTGCGGATCATCTACGGCCCCGAGTACACCCGTCCCGAACAGCTCTCCCGGCTCCGGCAGCGCCAGCTCGGCCGCAAGCGGAGTCTGGCTCTGCGTGAGCATGGGCTGGGTCTGGCCGCGCTGGACCGGCTGGCCGAGGGTGCGCCGCTGTGGCGCGTCCACGAGCTGGTCTTCGCCATCCTGGCTGCGGAATCGGAGCCGGTCGATCCCCGACTGTAA
- a CDS encoding RNA ligase family protein: protein MDLRSVDLRALNSMTKYPSIPTYHLLDPRNGGLQEEAVRFSGTVIGTEKVDGTNARIIQVPGGGWLLGSREELLHARGDLIANPAQGIVAALKPVAERLAPVTADEIRVFYVELYGGRIGAAAKQYTSDPATFGWRLFDVLVQPDPAEPLAWPAERIAAWRDAGGQPFLPENELVAAAEEAGLELTPRLFTWDAAALPVDLEKTDAFLRELLPHTRVPLDDTAGRGPEGIVLRSPDRGVIAKARFQDYARTLKRRAKR from the coding sequence ATGGATCTCCGCAGCGTGGACCTCCGCGCCCTCAACTCGATGACGAAGTACCCGTCGATCCCGACCTACCACCTGCTGGACCCGCGCAACGGCGGGCTGCAGGAGGAGGCGGTCAGGTTCTCCGGCACGGTCATCGGCACCGAGAAGGTGGACGGCACCAACGCGCGGATCATCCAGGTGCCCGGTGGCGGCTGGCTGCTCGGCTCGCGGGAGGAGCTGCTGCACGCCCGGGGCGACCTCATCGCCAACCCGGCGCAGGGCATCGTCGCCGCGCTCAAGCCCGTCGCCGAGCGCCTCGCCCCGGTCACCGCCGACGAGATCCGGGTCTTCTACGTCGAGCTGTACGGCGGCAGGATCGGCGCCGCGGCGAAGCAGTACACGAGCGACCCGGCCACGTTCGGCTGGCGCCTGTTCGACGTGCTCGTCCAGCCGGACCCCGCCGAGCCGCTGGCCTGGCCGGCCGAGCGCATCGCGGCCTGGCGGGACGCGGGCGGACAGCCGTTCCTGCCCGAGAACGAGCTGGTCGCCGCCGCGGAGGAGGCCGGTCTCGAGCTCACGCCCCGGCTCTTCACCTGGGACGCCGCCGCGCTGCCGGTCGACCTCGAGAAGACGGACGCCTTCCTGCGCGAGCTGCTGCCGCACACCCGCGTGCCCCTCGACGACACGGCGGGCCGCGGCCCGGAGGGCATCGTGCTGCGCAGCCCCGACCGCGGTGTGATCGCCAAGGCTCGCTTCCAGGACTACGCCCGTACGCTCAAGCGGCGGGCGAAGCGCTGA
- a CDS encoding chromosome partitioning protein: MSNPVSGAGTSLPEANRPVSGASVPSSEALIFYPTVSSRQSDEDGDGGEPKSIGAVYRPGPVTAEPAQDGATLSRIPHQPGPTSAIPAPVTPPGPLPPVSASPQAVPPGPGPSQGLPPGPLPGNPSPERHPVQQGGPHPGPGPGPGPGTLHGQASARPGQPGTHPGQPGTHPGHPGTHPGHPGTPHGPGTPHGQLGAPYGMPAAHPGQPGMHQGRPDPAQPGSPAPWPAEVQPTMPGPYPPAVVPPQRSAPQRSAPQQPAQNPPPVDPYQQLPWVSDGTPTAEEFARRRLAKPAEPVATMGARAMVQKGTMGLLRLAPGKREQEYKQDVEMVRRNFGGLRQVTVVNPKGGAGKTVAVLLLAMTFGQKRGGYVLAWDNNETQGTLGMRAQQDFHARTVRDMMRDLHQFRGSHGRVGDLSQYVRAQGEGMFDVLASDESATAGEMLTASAFAEIREIVSRFYKLIFVDTGNNVRAQNWQAAMDATDQLVITMSARNDSAETAARMLDHLEQSGRQRLVRQAVSVVTMPPTRKDIDLPAIQRHFAARTRAVLLAPYEKLIDSGEPIRYGQLSNGTRDSWLKIAAAVAEGL, translated from the coding sequence GTGAGCAACCCCGTGTCCGGGGCCGGCACCTCCTTGCCCGAGGCGAACAGGCCCGTGTCCGGGGCGAGCGTCCCGTCTTCCGAGGCACTCATCTTCTATCCGACGGTCTCGTCGCGGCAGAGCGACGAGGACGGCGACGGAGGCGAGCCGAAGAGCATCGGAGCGGTATACCGCCCCGGCCCGGTGACTGCGGAACCCGCCCAGGACGGCGCAACCCTGTCCCGGATTCCTCACCAGCCAGGTCCCACGTCAGCGATCCCGGCCCCGGTGACCCCGCCCGGCCCTCTGCCGCCGGTATCCGCATCGCCCCAGGCCGTCCCGCCTGGTCCCGGGCCAAGTCAGGGACTTCCACCCGGCCCCCTCCCAGGCAACCCGTCACCCGAACGGCACCCCGTCCAGCAAGGCGGCCCGCACCCGGGCCCCGGCCCCGGCCCCGGCCCCGGCACGCTGCACGGCCAAGCCAGCGCCCGTCCCGGCCAGCCCGGCACGCACCCCGGCCAGCCCGGCACGCACCCCGGTCACCCCGGCACGCACCCAGGTCACCCCGGCACGCCGCACGGCCCCGGCACGCCGCACGGTCAGCTCGGCGCTCCTTACGGCATGCCGGCCGCGCACCCCGGCCAGCCCGGCATGCATCAGGGGCGGCCGGATCCGGCACAGCCCGGATCGCCCGCGCCCTGGCCCGCCGAGGTGCAGCCGACGATGCCCGGTCCCTACCCGCCGGCCGTCGTGCCCCCGCAGCGCAGCGCCCCGCAGCGCAGCGCCCCGCAGCAGCCCGCGCAGAATCCGCCGCCGGTGGACCCTTACCAGCAACTGCCGTGGGTTTCCGATGGCACGCCGACCGCCGAGGAGTTCGCACGGCGGCGGCTGGCGAAGCCGGCCGAGCCGGTGGCGACCATGGGTGCGCGCGCAATGGTGCAGAAGGGCACGATGGGCCTGCTACGGCTCGCGCCCGGCAAGCGCGAGCAGGAATACAAGCAGGATGTCGAGATGGTCCGGCGCAACTTCGGCGGGCTGCGGCAGGTCACCGTGGTCAACCCGAAGGGCGGCGCCGGCAAGACCGTCGCCGTGCTGCTGCTCGCCATGACCTTCGGACAGAAGCGCGGCGGGTACGTCCTGGCCTGGGACAACAATGAGACCCAGGGCACCCTCGGCATGCGGGCGCAGCAGGACTTCCATGCCCGTACGGTGCGCGACATGATGCGGGACCTGCACCAGTTCCGCGGGTCGCACGGGCGGGTCGGCGACCTGTCGCAGTACGTGCGGGCGCAGGGCGAGGGCATGTTCGACGTGCTCGCGTCCGACGAGTCCGCGACGGCGGGCGAGATGCTCACGGCCAGCGCCTTCGCCGAGATCCGGGAGATCGTCAGCCGGTTCTACAAGCTGATCTTCGTGGACACCGGGAACAACGTGCGCGCCCAGAACTGGCAGGCGGCCATGGACGCCACCGACCAGTTGGTGATCACGATGTCGGCCCGTAACGACTCCGCGGAGACCGCCGCGCGCATGCTCGACCATCTCGAGCAGAGTGGGCGGCAGCGGCTGGTTCGGCAGGCGGTGAGCGTGGTCACCATGCCGCCGACCCGCAAGGACATCGACCTGCCGGCGATTCAGCGCCACTTCGCCGCCCGGACCCGGGCCGTGCTGCTGGCACCCTACGAGAAGCTGATCGACTCAGGTGAGCCGATCCGCTACGGACAGTTGTCGAACGGCACCCGCGACTCGTGGCTGAAGATAGCCGCCGCAGTCGCGGAAGGCCTGTAG
- a CDS encoding DUF3151 domain-containing protein: protein MQNLLPEPPATYLPADEAADTALAEAAKTGTDEAYKEVAARFPAYSGGWAALAHSALADKQPVTAYAYARTGYHRGLDALRRSGWKGHGPVPWAHGPNQGFLRCLHSLSLAAAEIGEADEAARCAQFLRDSDPAAADALA from the coding sequence ATGCAGAATCTCCTTCCCGAGCCTCCGGCCACGTACCTGCCCGCCGACGAGGCGGCTGACACGGCGCTGGCCGAGGCAGCGAAGACCGGCACCGACGAGGCGTACAAGGAGGTGGCGGCGCGGTTCCCGGCGTACAGCGGGGGATGGGCGGCGCTGGCCCACAGTGCGCTGGCCGACAAGCAGCCCGTGACCGCGTACGCGTATGCCCGTACCGGCTACCACCGGGGCCTGGACGCACTGCGCCGTAGCGGCTGGAAGGGGCACGGGCCGGTGCCGTGGGCGCACGGGCCGAATCAGGGATTCCTGCGCTGTTTGCACAGCCTGTCGCTGGCGGCGGCGGAGATCGGTGAGGCGGACGAGGCCGCTCGTTGCGCCCAGTTCCTGCGCGACAGCGACCCGGCCGCCGCCGACGCCCTCGCCTGA
- the fbaA gene encoding class II fructose-bisphosphate aldolase, with product MPIASPEVYAEMLDRAKSGAFAYPAINVTSSQTLNAALQGFAEAGSDGIIQISTGGAEYVSGPTVKNMVTGAVALAEFATEVAKHYPVNIALHTDHCPKDKLDGYVRPLLAISKERVANGKAPLFQSHMWDGSAVPLDENLQIAEELLALAADAHIILEIEVGVVGGEEDGVSAAIDDKLYSTVEDGLATAAALGLGEKGRYMTALTFGNVHGVYKPGNVKLRPEILKEIQEAVGAKYGKEKPFDLVFHGGSGSLLSEIHGALDYGVVKMNIDTDTQYAFTRPVADHMLRNYEGVLKVDGEVGNKKMYDPRAWGKLAENGLAKRVVEACEHLRSTGTTLAK from the coding sequence ATGCCCATCGCTTCCCCTGAGGTCTACGCCGAGATGCTCGACCGCGCCAAGTCCGGCGCGTTCGCGTACCCCGCGATCAACGTCACGTCCTCGCAGACCCTCAACGCCGCCCTCCAGGGCTTCGCGGAGGCAGGCAGCGACGGCATCATCCAGATCTCCACCGGTGGCGCCGAGTACGTCTCGGGCCCGACGGTGAAGAACATGGTCACGGGTGCGGTCGCCCTCGCCGAGTTCGCCACCGAGGTGGCCAAGCACTACCCGGTCAACATCGCGCTGCACACCGACCACTGCCCGAAGGACAAGCTCGACGGGTACGTACGCCCGCTGCTGGCCATCAGCAAGGAGCGCGTCGCCAACGGCAAGGCGCCGCTCTTCCAGTCGCACATGTGGGACGGCTCCGCGGTGCCGCTCGACGAGAACCTCCAGATCGCCGAGGAGCTGCTGGCCCTGGCGGCCGACGCCCACATCATCCTCGAGATCGAGGTCGGCGTCGTCGGCGGCGAGGAGGACGGCGTCTCGGCCGCGATCGACGACAAGCTCTACTCCACCGTCGAGGACGGCCTGGCCACCGCCGCCGCCCTGGGCCTGGGCGAGAAGGGCCGCTACATGACGGCCCTGACCTTCGGCAACGTGCACGGCGTCTACAAGCCGGGCAACGTCAAGCTGCGCCCGGAGATTCTCAAGGAGATCCAGGAGGCCGTCGGCGCCAAGTACGGCAAGGAGAAGCCGTTCGACCTGGTCTTCCACGGCGGCTCCGGCTCGCTGCTCTCGGAGATCCACGGCGCCCTCGACTACGGCGTGGTGAAGATGAACATCGACACCGACACGCAGTACGCGTTCACCCGCCCGGTGGCCGACCACATGCTGCGCAACTACGAGGGCGTCCTCAAGGTCGACGGCGAGGTCGGCAACAAGAAGATGTACGACCCGCGCGCCTGGGGCAAGCTGGCCGAGAACGGCCTTGCCAAGCGCGTCGTCGAGGCGTGCGAGCACCTGCGCTCGACGGGCACCACTCTCGCGAAGTAG
- a CDS encoding ADP-ribosylglycohydrolase family protein — MRRVPEHPRRVATVRNASGSLFGLAYGDALGKPTEFQTYESIVARYGPGGPRDLEGDPALVTDDTQMMLAVGEALVEADAITPDAYEPVLRRAFLDWAASPDNNRAPGMTCLRACADLTDGRPWQRASQLHSKGCGANMRVTPLGLIPGLTEDQRAGAAQLQAGLTHGHATGLAASEATAFAVLWLADGLDPQELVGALRDRCNAQRGTYREEWLGDLWQRPGVDSPAQFIAEGWDETDAALARVEAALRRGTLEGDPCLATGEGWVAEEALATALYCYLISPEEPVAVLGRGAATSGDSDSIACLAGAFAGAALGMAAWPDEWQHRIEYAQRLRALGDAWSG; from the coding sequence ATGAGAAGGGTCCCCGAACATCCCCGTAGGGTAGCCACCGTGCGAAACGCCTCAGGATCTTTGTTCGGCCTGGCCTACGGGGATGCGCTGGGCAAGCCGACCGAGTTTCAGACGTACGAGTCCATCGTCGCGCGCTACGGTCCCGGCGGTCCTCGCGACCTCGAGGGCGATCCGGCACTGGTGACCGATGACACGCAGATGATGCTCGCGGTCGGAGAAGCGCTGGTCGAGGCGGACGCGATCACCCCCGACGCCTACGAACCGGTGCTGCGCCGGGCATTCCTCGACTGGGCGGCCAGCCCCGACAACAATCGAGCGCCGGGGATGACCTGCCTGCGAGCCTGCGCCGACCTGACCGACGGCCGGCCCTGGCAGCGTGCCTCCCAGCTTCACTCGAAGGGGTGCGGCGCGAACATGCGCGTCACACCGCTGGGCCTGATTCCGGGGCTGACCGAGGACCAGCGCGCCGGCGCCGCGCAGTTGCAGGCCGGGCTCACCCACGGGCATGCGACCGGGTTGGCGGCGAGTGAGGCGACCGCTTTCGCCGTACTCTGGCTCGCCGACGGTCTTGATCCACAAGAGCTGGTGGGCGCTCTGCGTGATCGCTGCAACGCCCAGCGCGGGACCTATCGGGAGGAATGGCTCGGCGATCTCTGGCAGCGGCCCGGAGTGGACAGCCCGGCGCAGTTCATCGCGGAGGGCTGGGACGAAACGGACGCCGCGCTCGCGCGGGTGGAGGCAGCGCTACGGCGCGGCACCCTCGAGGGCGACCCGTGCCTGGCGACCGGCGAGGGCTGGGTGGCCGAGGAGGCGCTGGCCACGGCCCTGTACTGCTACCTGATCTCGCCGGAGGAGCCGGTGGCGGTGCTCGGCCGGGGCGCGGCCACGTCCGGCGACTCGGACTCGATCGCGTGTCTGGCGGGAGCCTTCGCGGGCGCGGCGCTGGGGATGGCGGCGTGGCCGGACGAATGGCAGCATCGGATCGAGTACGCACAGCGGCTGCGTGCGCTGGGTGACGCCTGGTCCGGTTGA
- a CDS encoding LOG family protein codes for MFGDPSHPFDATEFEVESRAEFEVHLAKRSLAGLIVLGLRLDLDVPDLTDVDVSGTLFVGCKLASAEVEVDLIRRGAHLIPPFDARPYPTHPALLYTPEDLSFGFAQDGFAGMFDTRVYQHFLDHGGAAPDLREAISQRLHDAGIDNALGKALAAWIDAHGTQGAVGIMGGHAEPRGSAAYRMASTLSHRLAAAGRLIVTGGGPGVMEAANLGAYFATRTEAELSLAIDRLAPAPDFRDHDPFTAAALAVRAEFPAPAAAAGDVVGHLTLGGLALPTWLYGHEPANLFAGQIGKYFSNAVREDSILRLSRGGIVFAPGWAGTVQEVFQAATKTFYRTDGPSGAFVFLGVAHWADLPVEALLRPLLAKSPHGDQSHLLVVTDSLDEAMEALSASPAA; via the coding sequence ATGTTCGGGGACCCTTCTCATCCTTTCGACGCCACCGAGTTCGAGGTGGAGTCGCGTGCCGAGTTCGAGGTGCATCTCGCCAAGCGGTCGCTGGCGGGGCTGATCGTTCTTGGGTTGCGGCTCGATCTCGACGTGCCGGACCTCACCGACGTCGACGTGTCCGGCACGCTGTTCGTCGGGTGCAAGCTGGCCTCGGCCGAGGTGGAGGTGGACCTGATCCGGCGGGGCGCTCACCTCATCCCGCCGTTCGACGCCCGGCCGTATCCGACGCATCCGGCCCTGCTCTACACGCCCGAGGACCTCTCCTTCGGGTTCGCCCAGGACGGCTTCGCCGGGATGTTCGATACCCGGGTCTACCAGCATTTCCTCGATCACGGCGGAGCGGCTCCGGACCTGCGGGAGGCGATCTCGCAGCGGTTGCACGACGCCGGCATCGACAACGCGCTCGGCAAGGCGCTCGCCGCGTGGATCGACGCGCACGGCACTCAGGGCGCGGTCGGCATCATGGGTGGGCATGCGGAGCCGCGGGGCTCCGCCGCGTACCGGATGGCCTCGACCCTGTCGCACCGCCTGGCCGCGGCGGGCCGCCTCATCGTGACCGGCGGCGGGCCGGGCGTGATGGAGGCGGCCAACCTGGGCGCGTACTTCGCGACCCGCACCGAGGCCGAGCTGTCCCTCGCGATCGACCGGCTCGCGCCCGCCCCGGACTTCCGGGATCACGATCCGTTTACCGCGGCAGCGCTCGCCGTCCGGGCCGAGTTCCCGGCGCCGGCCGCCGCCGCGGGCGATGTGGTCGGGCATCTCACCCTGGGCGGTCTGGCGCTGCCGACCTGGCTGTACGGCCACGAGCCCGCGAACCTCTTCGCGGGCCAGATCGGCAAGTACTTCTCCAACGCGGTCCGCGAGGACTCGATCCTGCGGCTGTCCCGCGGCGGGATCGTGTTCGCGCCGGGTTGGGCCGGCACCGTGCAGGAGGTGTTCCAGGCCGCGACGAAGACCTTCTACCGTACGGATGGACCGTCCGGAGCCTTTGTCTTCCTCGGCGTCGCGCACTGGGCGGACCTACCGGTGGAAGCCCTGCTCAGGCCCCTGCTGGCGAAGTCACCGCACGGCGACCAGTCACACCTGCTCGTGGTGACGGACTCCCTGGACGAGGCGATGGAGGCCCTCAGCGCTTCGCCCGCCGCTTGA
- a CDS encoding 3' terminal RNA ribose 2'-O-methyltransferase Hen1, translated as MLLTVTTTHRPATDLGYLLVKHPDKVHSFDVPTGTAHVLFPDAADDRCTAALLLDVDPERLSAARGGRRQQTAPESFTLGQYVNDRPYAASSLVASALAKVFRSALRGESKDRPALVGTPLPLEIHVPVLRGTTELATRLFEPLGWAVTAAPIPLEPELGGDSRYVDLRLMGELTVAAALNHLYVLLPVLDDAKHYWVAPDEIDKLLRAGEGWLAGHPEKVLITRRYLAHRRSLAASALERLDGDDADSVDVPVDTAADEDAELPVPRRQSLAEQRREAVLAALADSGAARVLDLGCGGGALIGALIKDKRYTEIVGTDVSARALELAHRRLHLDRVPERQRGRVTLWQSALTYRDDRLKGYDAAVLMEVIEHLDPPRLPALEASVFGHARPATVVVTTPNAEYNVLYEGLTGMRHSDHRFEWTRAEFAGWTARTASAHGYDVTLHGVGDTDERHGTPTQLAIFTRKEAA; from the coding sequence GTGCTGCTCACCGTGACGACCACCCACCGGCCGGCGACCGACCTCGGTTACCTGCTGGTCAAGCACCCGGACAAGGTGCACTCGTTCGACGTCCCCACCGGCACGGCCCACGTCCTGTTCCCGGACGCCGCCGACGACCGGTGCACGGCCGCGCTCCTGCTCGACGTCGACCCCGAGCGGCTCAGCGCCGCCCGCGGCGGCCGGCGACAGCAGACCGCGCCGGAGTCGTTCACCTTGGGCCAGTACGTCAACGACCGCCCGTACGCCGCCTCCAGCCTGGTGGCGAGCGCGCTCGCCAAGGTCTTCCGCAGCGCCCTGCGCGGGGAGTCGAAGGACCGCCCGGCACTGGTCGGCACGCCCCTGCCGCTGGAGATCCACGTACCCGTGCTGCGGGGCACGACCGAGCTGGCCACCCGCCTGTTCGAGCCGCTCGGCTGGGCCGTGACGGCGGCGCCGATCCCGCTGGAGCCCGAGCTCGGTGGCGACAGCCGCTACGTCGACCTGCGGCTGATGGGTGAGCTCACGGTCGCGGCCGCGCTCAACCATCTGTACGTGCTGCTGCCCGTCCTCGACGACGCCAAGCACTACTGGGTCGCGCCCGACGAGATCGACAAGCTGCTCCGCGCCGGGGAGGGCTGGCTGGCGGGACACCCGGAGAAGGTGCTGATCACCCGCCGCTACCTGGCGCACCGCCGGTCGCTGGCCGCGAGCGCCCTGGAGCGGCTCGACGGTGATGACGCGGACTCCGTCGACGTCCCCGTGGACACGGCCGCCGACGAGGACGCCGAGTTGCCGGTGCCACGCCGGCAGTCGCTCGCGGAGCAGCGCCGGGAGGCCGTCCTGGCCGCGCTCGCCGACTCCGGTGCCGCCCGCGTGCTCGACCTCGGCTGCGGCGGCGGTGCCCTGATCGGTGCCCTGATCAAGGACAAGCGCTACACCGAGATCGTGGGCACGGACGTCTCCGCGCGCGCCCTGGAGCTGGCCCACCGCCGGCTGCACCTGGACCGCGTCCCGGAGCGGCAGCGCGGCCGCGTCACCCTCTGGCAGTCGGCGCTCACCTATCGCGACGACCGGCTCAAGGGGTACGACGCCGCGGTGCTGATGGAAGTGATCGAACACCTCGACCCGCCGAGGCTGCCCGCGCTGGAGGCGTCGGTATTCGGCCACGCCCGGCCCGCGACGGTGGTCGTGACCACGCCGAACGCCGAATACAACGTCCTCTACGAGGGCCTGACCGGCATGCGGCACAGCGACCACCGCTTCGAGTGGACGCGCGCCGAGTTCGCCGGTTGGACGGCCCGCACGGCGAGCGCGCACGGCTACGACGTGACGCTCCACGGCGTCGGGGACACCGACGAACGACATGGAACCCCCACCCAGTTGGCGATCTTCACCCGGAAGGAGGCGGCATGA